The following proteins come from a genomic window of Oncorhynchus clarkii lewisi isolate Uvic-CL-2024 chromosome 23, UVic_Ocla_1.0, whole genome shotgun sequence:
- the LOC139381073 gene encoding SH3 domain-binding protein 1-like isoform X1, producing the protein MLKSLNLLKQLGSVGKSQDATDLLTEDLVMVEQRVEPAKKAAQVIHKKLLGCLQSQLGLDTERRMKKLPLMLLSVSMAESFKDFDADSSIRKVLEMCCFMENHLAKTLAEFELKLEKEVLEPLNKLSEEDLPEILKNKKQFAKLTMDWHNALNKSQASTGPQAKQDGLKEEVEEAWRKLESIKDQYSADLYHFATKEEAYANYFIRLLELQAEHHKNSHDFLERNITELKESHNQTDSQKNNSRGKVYGEPLLTHLYDSGREIAVPIQECVHMLLHTGMREEGLFRLAAAASVVKRLKSSLDGGVMNHSEFTDPHAVAGALKSYLRELPEPLMTFELYNDWFQAAGEKELTDKLEQFKIVLKKLPSENYNNLRYLVQFLSCLSEQQAVNRMSPSNIAIVLGPNLLWPHMEGEAALLDMASASSVQVVAVVEPLIKYSSSLFPEEVDFEIPDLPGVSDLTLLEPEPSESGKENLARTTSSSSVCSSSTPSHPSLCKTISSGSQNSGGLFIFKSGSIVHRTTTWGNSASDPPSSTPLTRTSVQTQSTFPISSPTMVHNTSPLPSPKLSPCPTLVPSPPPVSVCSPTQKQSPESESLEPILEAPPDSPKAILTITSSYKPRSSFFQHKRSIPGKEQVVATYSRPRTPAPPAPAEAPKTQPHPAPKPLAPVLKKAPNKKGAIRPPQIPPPKPPVLVSKQVTSIAQ; encoded by the exons ATGCTGAAATCATTAAACCTCTTAAAGCAGTTAGGATCTGTGGGGAA ATCACAGGATGCCACTGACCTTCTCACAGAGGATCTGGTTATG GTGGAGCAGCGGGTGGAGCCAGCCAAGAAGGCAGCGCAGGTTATTCACAAGAAGCTGCTTGGCTGTCTGCAGAGTCAACTAGGGCTGGACACAGAGAGACGAATG AAAAAACTCCCTCTCATGTTGCTCTCTGTTAGCATGGCTGAGAGCTTTAAAGACTTTGATGCAGACTCTTCTATCAG gaaagtgttggAGATGTGTTGCTTCATGGAGAACCATCTGGCCAAAACACTGGCTGAATTTGAGCTGAAGCTGGAGAAGGAGGTTTTGGAGCCTCTCAATAAGCTCAGTGAG GAAGACCTTCCAGAGATTCTCAAAAACAAGAAGCAGTTTGCAAAACTCACAATGGACTGGCACAATGCACTCAACAA GTCCCAGGCCAGTACAGGCCCTCAGGCAAAGCAGGACGGGTTgaaagaagaggtggaggaggcctGGAGGAAACTGGAGAGTATCAAG GATCAGTACTCTGCAGATCTCTATCACTTTGCCACTAAAGAAGAGGCCTATGCCAACTACTTCATTCGT CTGCTGGAACTACAAGCAGAACATCATAAGAATTCCCATGACTTCCTGGAACGAAACATCACTGAGCTAAAAGAAAGCCACAATCAAACAG ACTCCCAGAAGAACAACTCTAGGGGGAAGGTATACGGGGAGCCCCTGCTGACTCACCTGTATGATAGCGGCAGGGAGATCGCTGTTCCCATCCAGGAGTGTGTTCACATGCTGCTGCACACCGGcatgagggaggag GGTCTGTTTCGTCTGGCGGCAGCAGCCTCGGTAGTGAAGAGACTGAAGAGCAGTCTGGATGGAGGAGTCATGAACCACAGCGAGTTCACTGACCCTCACGCAGTCGCAG GGGCTTTGAAAAGCTACCTGAGAGAGCTGCCTGAACCTCTCATGACCTTTGAACTCTACAATGATTGGTTTCAAGCAGCAGG GGAGAAAGAATTGACAGACAAACTTGAGCAGTTTAAAATTGTGCTGAAGAAGTTACCATCAGAAAACTACAACAACCTCCG GTACCTGGTACAGTTCCTGTCATGTCTGTCAGAGCAGCAGGCGGTTAACAGGATGAGTCCCAGTAACATTGCCATAGTACTGGGTCCCAATCTGTTGTGGCCTCACATGGAGGG ggaggcAGCGTTGTTGGACATGGCGTCTGCCTCCTCTGTCCAGGTCGTGGCGGTGGTTGAGCCTCTCATAAAATACTCCAGCAGCCTGTTTCCAGAAG AGGTGGACTTTGAGATTCCTGATCTTCCTGGGGTCTCAGATTTGACCTTGTTAGAACCTGAACCCTCAGAGTCTGGGAAAGAGAACCTTGCCAgaactacctcctcctcttccgtATGCTCTTCCTCTACCccttctcatccttctctctgtaAAACAATcag CTCAGGATCACAGAACAGTGGAGGTCTATTCATCTTCAAGTCAGGCTCCATTGTTCATAGAACCACCACCTGGGGGAACTCTGCCTCAGACCCACCTAGCTCAACCCCACTTACCCGTACCTCAGTCCAGACCCAGAGCACGTTCCCCATCTCAAGCCCAACAATGGTTCACAACACATCCCCACTACCCAGCCCCAAACTGTCTCCTTGCCCAACCCTGGTTCCTTCCCCACCACCAGTGTCTGTCTGCAGTCCGACCCAGAAGCAGAGCCCTGAATCAGAATCACTAGAACCCATCTTAGAGGCCCCACCGGACTCCCCCAAAGCTATACTGACGATCACCTCATCATACAAAC CGAGGAGTTCCTTCTTTCAACATAAGCGGTCCATCCCTGGTAAAGAGCAGGTGGTCGCTACATACTCCAGACCCAGGACCCCAGCACCTCCAGCCCCAGCAGAGGCACCCAAAACCCAGCCACACCCTGCACCCAAGCCCCTAGCTCCGGTCCTGAAGAAGGCCCCAAACAAAAAGGGTGCAATTAGGCCCCCTCAAATCCCACCACCCAAGCCCCCAGTACTGGTGAGCAAACAGGTGACCTCTATAGCTCAGTGA
- the LOC139381073 gene encoding SH3 domain-binding protein 1-like isoform X2 has translation MVEQRVEPAKKAAQVIHKKLLGCLQSQLGLDTERRMKKLPLMLLSVSMAESFKDFDADSSIRKVLEMCCFMENHLAKTLAEFELKLEKEVLEPLNKLSEEDLPEILKNKKQFAKLTMDWHNALNKSQASTGPQAKQDGLKEEVEEAWRKLESIKDQYSADLYHFATKEEAYANYFIRLLELQAEHHKNSHDFLERNITELKESHNQTDSQKNNSRGKVYGEPLLTHLYDSGREIAVPIQECVHMLLHTGMREEGLFRLAAAASVVKRLKSSLDGGVMNHSEFTDPHAVAGALKSYLRELPEPLMTFELYNDWFQAAGEKELTDKLEQFKIVLKKLPSENYNNLRYLVQFLSCLSEQQAVNRMSPSNIAIVLGPNLLWPHMEGEAALLDMASASSVQVVAVVEPLIKYSSSLFPEEVDFEIPDLPGVSDLTLLEPEPSESGKENLARTTSSSSVCSSSTPSHPSLCKTISSGSQNSGGLFIFKSGSIVHRTTTWGNSASDPPSSTPLTRTSVQTQSTFPISSPTMVHNTSPLPSPKLSPCPTLVPSPPPVSVCSPTQKQSPESESLEPILEAPPDSPKAILTITSSYKPRSSFFQHKRSIPGKEQVVATYSRPRTPAPPAPAEAPKTQPHPAPKPLAPVLKKAPNKKGAIRPPQIPPPKPPVLVSKQVTSIAQ, from the exons ATG GTGGAGCAGCGGGTGGAGCCAGCCAAGAAGGCAGCGCAGGTTATTCACAAGAAGCTGCTTGGCTGTCTGCAGAGTCAACTAGGGCTGGACACAGAGAGACGAATG AAAAAACTCCCTCTCATGTTGCTCTCTGTTAGCATGGCTGAGAGCTTTAAAGACTTTGATGCAGACTCTTCTATCAG gaaagtgttggAGATGTGTTGCTTCATGGAGAACCATCTGGCCAAAACACTGGCTGAATTTGAGCTGAAGCTGGAGAAGGAGGTTTTGGAGCCTCTCAATAAGCTCAGTGAG GAAGACCTTCCAGAGATTCTCAAAAACAAGAAGCAGTTTGCAAAACTCACAATGGACTGGCACAATGCACTCAACAA GTCCCAGGCCAGTACAGGCCCTCAGGCAAAGCAGGACGGGTTgaaagaagaggtggaggaggcctGGAGGAAACTGGAGAGTATCAAG GATCAGTACTCTGCAGATCTCTATCACTTTGCCACTAAAGAAGAGGCCTATGCCAACTACTTCATTCGT CTGCTGGAACTACAAGCAGAACATCATAAGAATTCCCATGACTTCCTGGAACGAAACATCACTGAGCTAAAAGAAAGCCACAATCAAACAG ACTCCCAGAAGAACAACTCTAGGGGGAAGGTATACGGGGAGCCCCTGCTGACTCACCTGTATGATAGCGGCAGGGAGATCGCTGTTCCCATCCAGGAGTGTGTTCACATGCTGCTGCACACCGGcatgagggaggag GGTCTGTTTCGTCTGGCGGCAGCAGCCTCGGTAGTGAAGAGACTGAAGAGCAGTCTGGATGGAGGAGTCATGAACCACAGCGAGTTCACTGACCCTCACGCAGTCGCAG GGGCTTTGAAAAGCTACCTGAGAGAGCTGCCTGAACCTCTCATGACCTTTGAACTCTACAATGATTGGTTTCAAGCAGCAGG GGAGAAAGAATTGACAGACAAACTTGAGCAGTTTAAAATTGTGCTGAAGAAGTTACCATCAGAAAACTACAACAACCTCCG GTACCTGGTACAGTTCCTGTCATGTCTGTCAGAGCAGCAGGCGGTTAACAGGATGAGTCCCAGTAACATTGCCATAGTACTGGGTCCCAATCTGTTGTGGCCTCACATGGAGGG ggaggcAGCGTTGTTGGACATGGCGTCTGCCTCCTCTGTCCAGGTCGTGGCGGTGGTTGAGCCTCTCATAAAATACTCCAGCAGCCTGTTTCCAGAAG AGGTGGACTTTGAGATTCCTGATCTTCCTGGGGTCTCAGATTTGACCTTGTTAGAACCTGAACCCTCAGAGTCTGGGAAAGAGAACCTTGCCAgaactacctcctcctcttccgtATGCTCTTCCTCTACCccttctcatccttctctctgtaAAACAATcag CTCAGGATCACAGAACAGTGGAGGTCTATTCATCTTCAAGTCAGGCTCCATTGTTCATAGAACCACCACCTGGGGGAACTCTGCCTCAGACCCACCTAGCTCAACCCCACTTACCCGTACCTCAGTCCAGACCCAGAGCACGTTCCCCATCTCAAGCCCAACAATGGTTCACAACACATCCCCACTACCCAGCCCCAAACTGTCTCCTTGCCCAACCCTGGTTCCTTCCCCACCACCAGTGTCTGTCTGCAGTCCGACCCAGAAGCAGAGCCCTGAATCAGAATCACTAGAACCCATCTTAGAGGCCCCACCGGACTCCCCCAAAGCTATACTGACGATCACCTCATCATACAAAC CGAGGAGTTCCTTCTTTCAACATAAGCGGTCCATCCCTGGTAAAGAGCAGGTGGTCGCTACATACTCCAGACCCAGGACCCCAGCACCTCCAGCCCCAGCAGAGGCACCCAAAACCCAGCCACACCCTGCACCCAAGCCCCTAGCTCCGGTCCTGAAGAAGGCCCCAAACAAAAAGGGTGCAATTAGGCCCCCTCAAATCCCACCACCCAAGCCCCCAGTACTGGTGAGCAAACAGGTGACCTCTATAGCTCAGTGA